One part of the Actinomyces howellii genome encodes these proteins:
- a CDS encoding polymorphic toxin type 15 domain-containing protein, translated as MFFHTGGNPGLRALSGEFTRQLDRQLSALSLLSAQRLLEGIRAYRAQGRAPASKTVKRARQDFIDKVSGDLRGKHGFSRSRAREAVGLVDKALVVLHESDQVTYGPGDPVLIGGLPSMGVDRVNSSIGSQNKSVADVLEQAVLAVPVERRAGCRLRLRAVLTASRSLARNLRHARVVLEARSAEQVTALSARAPPWTPATIAADVAAAHHQAAIPASTPATDPGPGAPPGAGRITPRELLEAITGRAKPHAGPGPQTPPPPAPAPTIPTRTTVPSGTTVSTVASGAGGPGPVRAATFPAPASAPVQAPAHGTGAASARTPRQVKTAITARAAAAGQDRAPAPPAHRKSPGLDR; from the coding sequence GTGTTCTTCCACACCGGTGGCAACCCCGGGCTGCGGGCCCTGTCGGGGGAGTTCACCCGTCAGCTCGATCGTCAGCTCTCGGCCCTGAGCCTGCTCAGCGCCCAGCGGCTGCTCGAGGGCATCCGCGCCTACCGCGCCCAGGGACGCGCCCCAGCCTCCAAGACAGTCAAACGAGCCCGCCAGGACTTCATCGACAAGGTCTCAGGGGACCTGAGAGGGAAGCATGGCTTCTCCCGGTCGAGGGCTCGGGAGGCGGTGGGGCTGGTGGACAAGGCCCTGGTGGTGCTTCACGAGTCCGACCAGGTGACCTACGGGCCGGGTGACCCGGTGCTGATCGGCGGGCTGCCCTCGATGGGAGTCGATCGGGTCAACTCCTCGATCGGGTCCCAGAACAAGAGCGTGGCCGACGTCCTGGAGCAGGCTGTGCTGGCTGTCCCGGTCGAGCGTCGCGCGGGCTGCCGGCTACGCCTCCGGGCGGTGCTGACCGCCTCACGGTCCCTTGCCCGCAACCTGCGTCACGCCCGGGTGGTCCTGGAGGCACGCAGCGCCGAGCAGGTCACGGCTCTGAGTGCCAGGGCCCCGCCGTGGACCCCGGCCACGATCGCCGCTGACGTCGCCGCCGCCCACCACCAGGCCGCGATCCCCGCGTCCACGCCGGCCACGGACCCCGGTCCGGGGGCGCCTCCCGGGGCGGGGAGGATCACGCCCCGCGAGCTCCTGGAGGCGATCACCGGCCGCGCCAAGCCCCACGCCGGGCCCGGGCCCCAGACCCCGCCCCCACCAGCACCCGCCCCAACCATCCCGACCAGGACGACCGTCCCGAGCGGGACGACCGTCTCGACCGTCGCGAGCGGGGCGGGTGGCCCGGGTCCCGTGCGCGCGGCGACCTTCCCCGCCCCGGCGTCCGCTCCGGTCCAGGCGCCTGCCCACGGAACCGGGGCCGCCTCCGCCCGCACACCCCGACAGGTCAAGACCGCTATCACCGCCCGCGCCGCCGCTGCCGGCCAGGATCGCGCCCCGGCGCCACCCGCGCACAGGAAGTCCCCCGGCCTGGACCGATAG
- a CDS encoding glycoside hydrolase family protein, which yields MSLHLADHWVWDHWIADDGEQYHLFFLRASRALHDPHRRHFRASLGHAVSPDGRAWSLRPDAIVHSDGPAFDDKAIWTGSTVVRPDGSLRVFYTGVSHAERGMVQRIGWADSHDGTTFERATTEPLEADGRWYEKWHPALPWDEAWRDPFVFHHEGAWHMLVTARVAGVEHKRGGVVGHAVSEDLDHWEVLPPLSGPSAFGQLEVCQSRCVDGEHLLVFSCGDDMQAEPGPGGVWVATGQSPLGPWDVDGARYVRPEHLYAGQLLQDREGRWVFTGFNNIVDGTFVGTLPDPLPWEDVELIAPR from the coding sequence ATGAGCCTGCACCTCGCCGACCACTGGGTATGGGACCACTGGATCGCCGACGACGGCGAGCAGTACCACCTGTTCTTCCTGCGCGCCTCACGGGCCCTGCACGACCCTCACCGGCGCCACTTCCGCGCGAGCCTGGGCCATGCGGTCTCCCCAGACGGGCGCGCCTGGTCCCTGCGCCCTGACGCGATCGTCCACAGCGACGGCCCTGCCTTCGACGACAAGGCCATCTGGACCGGCTCGACCGTGGTCCGCCCCGACGGCTCCCTGCGGGTGTTCTACACCGGGGTGTCCCACGCGGAGCGCGGGATGGTCCAGCGGATCGGCTGGGCGGACTCCCACGACGGGACGACCTTTGAGCGGGCGACGACCGAGCCGCTTGAGGCCGACGGGCGCTGGTACGAGAAGTGGCACCCCGCCCTGCCCTGGGACGAGGCGTGGCGTGACCCCTTCGTCTTCCACCACGAGGGAGCCTGGCATATGCTCGTCACCGCCAGGGTGGCCGGCGTCGAGCACAAGCGCGGCGGCGTCGTGGGGCACGCCGTCTCCGAGGACCTCGACCACTGGGAGGTCCTGCCCCCGTTGAGCGGTCCCAGCGCCTTCGGCCAGCTCGAGGTCTGCCAGTCCCGCTGCGTCGACGGCGAGCATCTGCTCGTCTTCTCCTGCGGGGACGACATGCAGGCCGAGCCCGGCCCGGGAGGGGTCTGGGTGGCTACCGGCCAATCGCCGCTGGGCCCCTGGGACGTTGACGGCGCGCGCTACGTGAGGCCCGAGCACCTCTATGCGGGGCAGCTCCTCCAGGACCGAGAGGGCAGGTGGGTCTTCACCGGCTTCAACAACATCGTCGACGGCACCTTCGTGGGGACACTGCCCGACCCGCTGCCCTGGGAGGACGTCGAGCTCATCGCGCCTCGCTGA